One Fusarium falciforme chromosome 12, complete sequence DNA window includes the following coding sequences:
- a CDS encoding Aldo-ket-red domain-containing protein yields MIDMANPRVRPRAVLGLLTFGPDGTQSYGSRITSLDAFNECLDHFQSRGYNEVDTARTYVGGHQEGWTRRTNWRDRKLVLATKWYPYKPGDHSKSVVKENLFKSLNELGSDSVDIFYLHAPDRSVPFQETLEACHELHQQGKFKQLGLSNYAAWEVAEIWNIADQRGWIKPTVYQAMYNCLTRAIEEELVPCCRKYGIDVLVYNPLAGGVLSGRYQSKEIPDDGGRYSTNDPVVGAMYRERYFKDVNFEALKVIKPVADKLGLTLLEVAFRWLVHHSKLKIHDGNDGVVIGVSSLSQLQSNLTDLEKGPLPDEVLVALDLAWEITKPSCSLYWR; encoded by the coding sequence ATGATCGACATGGCAAATCCTCGGGTTCGCCCTCGTGCCGTTTTGGGCCTCTTGACTTTCGGCCCAGACGGAACCCAATCCTATGGGAGCCGAATTACGTCTTTGGACGCCTTCAATGAATGTCTCGATCATTTCCAGTCGCGGGGCTACAACGAAGTTGATACAGCCCGTACCTACGTCGGCGGACACCAAGAAGGATGGACCAGGCGTACAAACTGGCGTGACCGAAAGCTTGTACTGGCGACAAAGTGGTACCCATACAAGCCAGGAGATCACTCCAAGTCTGTGGTCAAAGAGAATCTGTTCAAGAGTCTAAACGAGCTAGGTTCGGACTCTGTCGACATATTCTACTTGCATGCGCCCGATCGGTCTGTTCCCTTCCAAGAGACGCTCGAAGCTTGCCATGAGCTGCATCAGCAGGGGAAGTTCAAGCAGTTGGGCCTGAGCAACTACGCAGCCTGGGAGGTCGCCGAAATTTGGAACATTGCTGATCAGCGAGGGTGGATCAAGCCAACTGTCTATCAGGCCATGTACAACTGTTTGACGCGGGCTATAGAGGAAGAGTTGGTGCCATGCTGCCGAAAGTATGGCATCGATGTTCTTGTTTACAACCCACTCGCTGGAGGTGTACTCAGTGGAAGGTATCAAAGCAAGGAGATCCCGGATGATGGCGGTCGGTATTCGACGAATGATCCGGTGGTCGGAGCCATGTATCGTGAGAGATACTTCAAGGATGTCAACTTTGAAGCTTTGAAGGTCATCAAGCCGGTTGCGGACAAGCTTGGCTTGACCCTATTGGAAGTCGCATTTCGGTGGTTGGTCCATCACAGCAAGCTCAAAATTCATGATGGGAATGACGGGGTCGTGATAGGTGTTAGCTCTCTATCTCAGCTGCAGAGTAACTTGACTGATCTGGAGAAGGGGCCACTGCCAGATGAGGTGCTGGTGGCTCTTGATCTAGCATGGGAGATCACCAAGCCTTCGTGTTCCTTGTACTGGAGGTAG
- a CDS encoding Zn(2)-C6 fungal-type domain-containing protein: protein MSLEEPDAPSMLILDKPRQLQLFKFGLEQALAQGDFLDQPTLTGLRALAIYLSALRVHNRGKGIWILNGLAIRIAQSLGLHRDGERLGLPPFESELRRRLWWHLITRDSRSGEDYGLENSTGMQPQSDVKLPLNINDEDLSPEMKELPPEKRGWTAMTFSLVYIELAKAIQKLATAVSSPSPSEETRRKIIEEARSKVMKRVDECGSVSSGLPQYRLTVHCARFLLRKLDFFTRQQWLALQHPGSREALATEDDLLEALEILEPRMFGDEPLLGQYGWARKAYPQYHVTMYILWHLCTRPNGPHVDRAWRAVEGVFSTELADEFADRVGSKPAVLAALKSKAEALRKQSATKPSNGPLEEPGESQGVPVGALDGLNFEDSVLDNGGDEWLPWTSMMQGISEEEAFPWFCHAIKEGMFKYNASIIPDTVRQHGNAGNGRRYFVFDIMANILVTGANRGIGYAIVQTIATRLPTSNIILACRSKTSAEEAIQTLCGSGVSAGLDHVELDIENDASIESAVAAIDKKYGSLDVLINNAAKIEWPASDSLADIRSASNSCYNNVITSNAIVTKAFNHVLRKSEWPRVIMISSARGSVSRTADRELPPVANMDYCIAKAGLNMLTLQLQLAEDGREGVSGITYWAVSPGHCKTAFNGYRGKKAPLEGAEAVVRLLETKKEEVEPGTFWEYEDGNFCQVPW, encoded by the exons ATGTCTCTAGAGGAGCCAGATGCTCCGTCGATGCTGATCTTAGATAAGCCACGCCAGCTGCAGTTGTTCAAGTTTGGTCTTGAGCAAGCTCTTGCGCAGGGTGACTTTCTGGATCAGCCAACTCTGACAGGTCTCCGTGCCTTGGCTATATATCTC TCTGCCCTTCGTGTTCACAACCGAGGCAAAGGAATATGGATCCTTAACGGTCTCGCCATCCGGATTGCTCAATCCCTCGGCCTGCACAGAGACGGCGAGCGACTGGGTCTCCCGCCTTTCGAATCTGAACTCCGTCGTCGGCTTTGGTGGCATCTCATCACCAGAGACAGTCGCTCTGGGGAAGACTATGGGCTGGAAAATTCGACCGGCATGCAACCACAATCTGACGTAAAACTGCccctcaacatcaacgacGAAGACCTCTCGCCAGAGATGAAAGAGCTCCCTCCAGAAAAGCGAGGATGGACGGCCATGACATTCTCACTGGTTTACATCGAGCTTGCCAAGGCGATACAGAAGCTTGCCACCGCTGTCTCATCTCCCTCCCCAAGTGAAGAGACAAGACGTAAGATCATAGAAGAAGCCCGATCTAAAGTCATGAAGCGAGTAGATGAGTGTGGTTCGGTGTCATCAGGGTTGCCCCAGTATCGTCTCACTGTGCACTGCGCCCGCTTCCTACTCCGCAAGCTTGACTTTTTCACCAGACAGCAATGGCTTGCATTACAACATCCTGGCTCCCGAGAAGCACTAGCTACGGAAGATGATCTGCTAGAGGCATTGGAAATTCTGGAACCGAGGATGTTTGGTGATGAGCCTCTCCTGGGGCAATACGGCTGGGCAAGAAAGGCTTATCCGCAGTACCACGTCACCATGTACATCCTCTGGCATCTGTGCACTCGGCCAAATGGACCACATGTGGATAGGGCTTGGAGAGCCGTCGAAGGCGTGTTTTCCACTGAGCTGGCCGATGAGTTTGCCGACCGAGTTGGATCCAAGCCCGCagtcctcgccgccctcaagTCGAAAGCTGAAGCACTGAGGAAGCAGAGCGCCACCAAGCCTAGCAACGGGCCATTAGAAGAGCCAGGAGAGTCCCAGGGCGTCCCAGTGGGCGCACTCGATGGACTAAACTTTGAAGACTCAGTATTGGACAATGGCGGGGATGAGTGGTTACCATGGACTTCGATGATGCAGGGGATTtccgaggaagaggctttCCCGTGGTTTTG CCATGCCATCAAAGAAGGCATGTTCAAGTACAATGCTAGCATCATACCCGATACTGTACGGCAACACGGCAATGCTGGTAATGGTCGG AGATATTTTGTCTTTGATATAATGGCGAACATTCTTGTGACTGGCGCAAACCGTGGAATCGGTTATGCCATTGTGCAAACCATCGCGACCCGTCTTCCCACTTCCAACATCATCCTCGCATGCAGGAGCAAAACTTCAGCTGAGGAAGCTATTCAAACTCTTTGCGGCAGCGGAGTTTCAGCTGGGTTGGACCATGTTGAACTTGATATTGAGAACGATGCTTCAATCGAGTCAGCAGTGGCGGCTATAGATAAGAAATATGGCAGTCTAGATG TTCTTATCAATAATGCGGCCAAGATTGAGTGGCCGGCCTCAGATAGTTTGGCTGACATTCGTTCCGCAAGCAACTCTTGTTACAACAATGTCATCACATCCAACGCCATTGTCACCAAGGCATTCAACCATGTACTGCGAAAGAGTGAATGGCCGCGGGTTATCATGATCTCTAGTGCACGAGGTAGCGTGTCACGGACTGCCGACAGAGAG CTTCCACCTGTCGCAAACATGGATTATTGCATTGCAAAAGCTGGCCTCAACATGCTCACACTGCAGCTGCAACTGGCGGAGGATGGTAGAGAAGGTGTATCCGGCATCACGTACTGGGCGGTTAGCCCAGGTCATTGCAAGACTGCTTTCAACGGCTACAGGGGAAAGAAAGCTCCTCTAGAAGGAGCTGAGGCCGTCGTGAGACTACTTGAgacaaagaaagaagaggttgAGCCTGGAACATTCTGGGAATACGAAGATGGCAATTTTTGCCAAGTTCCTTGGTAG
- a CDS encoding F-box domain-containing protein: MELNHFPDEVLSNIFSHLTTKAQKHRLHDDFIVDIWPVRLVCRRWNVLATPQLFQTLTLFHSEWNANRDFEFWKHMLATDAIRAAARRVAIESAPWDDLDERASWVWEDWRDDNDWPQFKAAIDHICDMPHLNALEVRFSWACVGRDGDQEDPEMELAVTRENTLRAVLDSMRKRAARPNTSIIRELVLDNLQNISLTKDLTDGLLENIERLHILTTQEISGRPEKDVHLREIREWEPYLQNTLLPSVAEQLVELTLASPSKWGAIPSEFNGKGLHFPRLKALTLAEYVIAQQDQFEWVLSLESLTSLCLHGCTIATHILVLEPEFAFWGVDMRGWTWVADPPELDDENDARPAYEISAGKRTLTPGFYVHSLRWNAMFDSIRERLPRLKEFRFTKEQWVTFFRHSGEANDEALVDRYFAFTQYWCELWSSNLKECNYVEENRPGLPEELLEITEEADRGALERLLQTTRERQMMVKSG; encoded by the coding sequence ATGGAGCTCAATCATTTCCCCGATGAGGTGCTAAGTAACATCTTCAGTCACCTCACAACCAAAGCCCAAAAGCACCGCCTTCACGATGACTTCATTGTCGATATCTGGCCTGTCCGCCTCGTCTGCCGTCGGTGGAACGTCCTCGCGACGCCGCAGCTTTTCCAGACCCTGACGCTCTTCCATAGCGAATGGAACGCCAACAGAGATTTCGAGTTTTGGAAGCACATGCTAGCCACAGACGCCATCAGAGCTGCCGCCCGTCGTGTCGCCATCGAGAGTGCCCCGTGGGACGACCTGGACGAGCGCGCGTCCTGGGTGTGGGAAGACTGGAGAGATGACAACGACTGGCCTCAATTCAAAGCCGCCATTGATCACATCTGCGATATGCCCCATCTCAATGCACTTGAAGTACGCTTCTCGTGGGCCTGCGTTGGACGTGATGGGGACCAAGAAGATCCAGAGATGGAGTTGGCCGTCACGCGTGAAAACACTCTCAGGGCCGTTCTGGATTCCATGAGAAAACGTGCAGCTCGTCCAAACACGAGCATCATTCGTGAGCTGGTACTGGACAACCTACAAAACATATCGTTGACCAAGGACCTCACCGACGGCCTTTTGGAGAATATCGAGCGACTGCACATCCTCACCACCCAAGAGATATCTGGCAGACCGGAAAAGGATGTACACCTGCGCGAAATACGCGAATGGGAGCCCTACCTGCAGAATACATTGTTACCTTCAGTCGCCGAGCAGCTTGTCGAGCTAACCCTCGCCAGCCCATCCAAATGGGGCGCCATACCCAGCGAGTTCAACGGCAAAGGGCTGCATTTCCCCCGACTCAAGGCTTTAACGCTGGCCGAATATGTTATTGCGCAACAAGATCAGTTCGAATGGGTGCTCTCGCTAGAGTCCCTTACCTCACTTTGTCTGCACGGCTGCACGATAGCCACGCACATTCTCGTCCTCGAGCCAGAGTTTGCATTCTGGGGGGTAGATATGCGAGGCTGGACATGGGTCGCTGATCCGCCtgagcttgatgatgagaatgaTGCCCGTCCTGCATACGAGATATCCGCTGGAAAACGCACTCTCACTCCCGGTTTCTATGTCCATTCCCTACGATGGAACGCCATGTTTGATAGCATCCGGGAAAGACTTCCTCGCCTAAAAGAGTTCCGCTTCACCAAGGAACAATGGGTCACCTTTTTCCGGCACAGCGGGGAGGCAAATGATGAGGCGTTGGTGGATCGGTACTTCGCCTTCACCCAGTACTGGTGTGAACTATGGTCGTCCAACCTGAAGGAGTGCAACTATGTCGAGGAGAATCGGCCGGGCTTACCGGAGGAGCTGCTGGAGATCACCGAGGAGGCGGATCGTGGAGCGCTAGAGAGGCTGCTTCAGACTACGAGGGAGCGACAGATGATGGTCAAGTCAGGGTAG